The Nitrosopumilus cobalaminigenes genome contains a region encoding:
- a CDS encoding ArsR/SmtB family transcription factor, translating to MPNQLLEFKEIIKSKQNPDQRKTDKQTRKLLLYLFTSTRGGFTRLRIIIHLLDQPYNTHQLAKELDLDYKAVQHHMKVLEKNNMVSKIGEKYGAIFHLSNFLEMNIGALDEAIDKLDRKMNHTKVYL from the coding sequence ATGCCTAACCAACTCCTAGAATTCAAAGAAATCATAAAGTCTAAACAAAATCCAGATCAAAGAAAGACTGACAAGCAGACTAGAAAGCTTTTGTTGTATTTGTTTACTAGTACTAGGGGTGGATTTACACGATTACGAATAATCATTCATCTTCTGGATCAACCATACAATACTCATCAGTTGGCAAAAGAACTTGATCTTGACTACAAGGCAGTTCAACATCACATGAAAGTCCTCGAGAAAAATAACATGGTTTCAAAAATTGGAGAGAAATACGGTGCAATCTTCCATCTTTCAAATTTCCTTGAGATGAATATTGGTGCACTTGATGAAGCAATTGACAAACTTGATAGAAAGATGAATCATACCAAAGTCTATCTGTGA
- a CDS encoding SHOCT domain-containing protein, which produces MVNKKEKSQNFGKNLKKKQEHIIEDVTKNYAQTVEQGKQIGKESLEKINQITNNTTDFLKSQEYLKSLKINSLKIREKGLEQKSMFIKKSPKFYKKISNAFFYFFELIVGRIKLGTQYGASSLEILEKLAKLKELGIITEKEFNEKKKKILDRI; this is translated from the coding sequence ATGGTCAATAAAAAAGAAAAATCGCAGAATTTTGGAAAAAACCTCAAGAAAAAACAAGAGCACATTATAGAAGATGTTACAAAGAATTATGCTCAAACTGTTGAACAAGGAAAGCAGATAGGTAAAGAATCCCTAGAAAAAATAAACCAAATCACTAACAATACTACGGATTTTCTAAAATCCCAAGAATATCTAAAATCATTAAAAATCAATTCATTAAAAATTAGAGAAAAAGGTTTAGAGCAAAAAAGTATGTTCATAAAGAAAAGCCCTAAATTTTATAAAAAAATTTCCAATGCTTTTTTTTACTTTTTTGAATTAATTGTGGGTAGGATCAAACTTGGTACACAATATGGTGCTTCAAGTCTTGAAATTCTAGAAAAATTAGCTAAACTCAAAGAATTAGGAATCATTACTGAGAAAGAATTCAATGAGAAAAAGAAAAAGATCTTAGATAGAATTTGA
- a CDS encoding DNA-methyltransferase → MKKIEINKIYNQNCIEGMKLIPKNKIDLVITDPPFAINFKAKKANYNRTSSRVLSGYNEIKPEDYYDFTFAWMSEVYRILKDSGSMYIFSGWNNLKDILRALDDIGFTTVNHVIWKYQFGVVTKRKFVTSHYHCLYVCKDDKKRKFFPFSRFKKDDKNEDGRSLHYKDKEDVWDIKREYWTGDEKTPTKLPSEIIKKLLEYSSEKNDTVFDPFLGSGQVAVVSKSLKRKYLGFEIVPDYYKFAKKRLDTDTYRIKKSK, encoded by the coding sequence ATGAAAAAAATAGAAATTAACAAAATTTACAATCAAAACTGTATTGAAGGAATGAAATTAATTCCTAAAAACAAAATTGATCTTGTCATAACTGATCCTCCATTTGCCATAAATTTTAAGGCAAAAAAGGCAAATTATAACAGAACATCATCAAGAGTATTATCTGGCTATAATGAGATAAAACCTGAAGATTATTATGATTTTACATTTGCTTGGATGAGTGAAGTTTACAGAATTTTAAAAGACTCTGGAAGCATGTATATTTTTTCAGGATGGAATAACCTAAAAGATATTTTACGTGCATTAGATGATATTGGATTTACTACTGTAAATCATGTGATTTGGAAATATCAATTTGGAGTAGTAACTAAAAGAAAATTTGTCACTTCTCATTATCATTGTCTTTACGTTTGTAAGGACGATAAGAAAAGAAAATTTTTCCCCTTCTCTAGGTTCAAAAAAGATGATAAAAATGAAGATGGTCGAAGTCTTCATTACAAAGACAAGGAAGATGTATGGGATATCAAAAGAGAATATTGGACGGGGGATGAAAAAACTCCTACTAAACTTCCTTCTGAAATTATTAAAAAATTATTAGAATATTCAAGTGAAAAAAATGATACTGTATTTGATCCATTTCTTGGTTCTGGCCAAGTTGCTGTAGTTAGTAAATCGCTTAAAAGAAAATACTTGGGATTTGAGATTGTTCCAGATTATTACAAATTTGCTAAAAAACGACTTGACACTGATACTTATCGAATAAAAAAATCAAAATAA
- a CDS encoding DEAD/DEAH box helicase: MKFSCPKCKSKIEIQKTFNKKMHVSCEKCGIEDLLEFSKNVDEVFLEFLSRFDKGLVTERGLSEGLKDEGIVRGENEIKEMIGNNKPDKITEEILYSKKDYVSQYKVLSNPEPKMGCKVEDLGLDESITAHLKELKIEQFYKFQEEAIGEITFGENVVIEAPTASGKTEAFLIPVIQRIKKDANDGNVFAIFVYPTKALSRDQYPKIQKFAEKIGVKVKVFDGDTKLDERREIIDNPPQILITNFDVLHYHMWHQTKFSSLLSSTRILVTDEAHVYSGIFGTNVHYIIKRLKRICTNKLQFVAASATLDDAKEFCQKLFGEEMQKIRGSGKKGQTDFAMLFPSLRTQRALMVELTKKLTQKNHKTMVFNNSHLNSELLAIQAKKQKVNIKVHRAGLMANYRASVERQFKEDSLQAISCTPTLELGIDVGNVDCVISSTIPVNRLIQRIGRAARKGQRGYAFLALGNDPISQYYKNHPDDYFEDIEKTYIDPKNPFVEEFQVLAMACDRPISKHELKEHQEIIEHHISNENLKEFNNRIIPNFDKINSMLSEYSIRGIGNSVDIFLDGKKAGDRVLPIALEELHKDAIYFLAGIRYKVKEFDYPKNNYAKLERIPRDYPYYTKSLTEEWPTIETVYERRKANGIEIAFCKLHIEKKVYGYVNIELGQEITQGEKVELDTPLEYDFVTKGIVFHAPRPLKIIDESEDEEYAEASGYHATEHVVIEGSNMITGGVSQDLGGISLGTSGLIFIYDGAIGGSGASKALYDRFEKALERSMFIVKECPCKNESGCPRCTFSYRCGNNNEYLHKHSALEILERINDGEETELIDPTEGDRPLV, translated from the coding sequence TTGAAGTTTTCATGTCCTAAATGCAAGTCAAAAATTGAAATTCAAAAAACATTCAACAAAAAAATGCATGTTTCTTGTGAAAAATGTGGAATTGAGGATCTATTAGAATTCTCAAAGAATGTTGATGAGGTATTTTTAGAATTTTTATCCAGATTTGATAAAGGTCTAGTTACAGAAAGGGGGTTATCTGAAGGTCTCAAAGATGAGGGAATAGTCAGGGGAGAAAACGAAATCAAAGAGATGATTGGAAATAACAAGCCAGATAAAATCACAGAAGAGATACTATATTCAAAAAAAGATTACGTTTCTCAATACAAGGTTTTGAGCAATCCCGAGCCTAAAATGGGCTGTAAAGTAGAAGATTTGGGACTAGATGAATCAATCACAGCACATCTCAAAGAATTAAAAATTGAACAATTTTACAAATTTCAAGAAGAGGCAATTGGAGAAATTACCTTTGGAGAAAATGTAGTAATTGAGGCACCAACTGCCTCAGGAAAAACTGAAGCATTTTTAATTCCAGTAATTCAAAGAATAAAAAAAGATGCAAATGACGGAAATGTTTTTGCTATTTTTGTTTATCCTACCAAAGCATTATCTAGAGATCAGTATCCAAAAATCCAAAAATTCGCAGAAAAGATTGGTGTTAAAGTAAAGGTCTTTGATGGAGATACAAAATTAGATGAGAGAAGGGAAATTATAGATAATCCACCTCAAATTCTAATTACAAACTTTGATGTTTTACATTATCACATGTGGCACCAAACAAAATTTTCATCATTACTATCATCAACTAGGATTCTTGTAACAGATGAGGCCCACGTATATTCAGGAATTTTTGGAACTAATGTTCATTACATTATCAAGAGATTAAAGAGAATTTGTACTAACAAATTGCAATTTGTTGCAGCATCAGCTACACTTGATGATGCAAAAGAATTCTGCCAAAAATTGTTTGGGGAAGAGATGCAAAAAATTCGAGGTTCAGGTAAAAAAGGACAAACAGATTTTGCAATGTTATTTCCATCACTTCGAACACAAAGAGCCCTAATGGTGGAATTGACAAAAAAACTAACTCAAAAAAATCATAAAACAATGGTGTTTAATAATTCTCATCTAAATTCAGAATTACTAGCAATTCAGGCAAAAAAACAAAAGGTGAATATCAAAGTTCACAGAGCAGGATTGATGGCAAATTATCGAGCATCAGTTGAGAGACAATTCAAGGAAGATAGTCTACAGGCCATTTCATGTACTCCCACGCTTGAATTAGGCATAGATGTGGGTAATGTTGATTGTGTCATATCATCTACAATACCAGTCAATAGATTAATTCAAAGAATAGGAAGGGCTGCTCGAAAAGGTCAGCGAGGATACGCATTTTTAGCTTTAGGAAATGATCCCATTTCGCAGTATTACAAAAATCACCCTGATGATTATTTTGAAGACATTGAAAAAACATACATCGATCCAAAAAATCCGTTTGTAGAAGAATTTCAAGTTTTAGCAATGGCATGTGATAGACCAATTTCAAAACATGAATTAAAGGAACATCAAGAAATTATTGAACATCATATTAGTAATGAAAATCTAAAAGAATTCAATAATAGAATCATTCCAAATTTTGATAAAATCAATTCCATGCTAAGTGAATATAGCATCAGAGGAATTGGTAATTCAGTTGATATTTTTTTGGATGGAAAAAAAGCAGGAGACAGAGTATTGCCAATTGCACTAGAAGAACTGCATAAAGATGCAATCTATTTTCTAGCAGGTATTCGTTACAAGGTAAAGGAATTTGATTATCCAAAAAATAATTATGCAAAATTGGAAAGAATTCCAAGAGATTATCCATATTATACAAAATCATTAACAGAAGAATGGCCAACAATAGAAACAGTTTACGAAAGGCGAAAAGCAAATGGCATTGAAATTGCATTTTGTAAATTGCATATTGAAAAAAAGGTGTATGGTTATGTCAATATTGAATTAGGACAAGAAATAACACAAGGAGAAAAAGTTGAGCTGGATACACCATTAGAGTATGATTTTGTCACAAAAGGGATTGTATTTCATGCACCACGACCACTGAAAATAATTGATGAATCTGAAGATGAAGAATATGCAGAAGCAAGTGGATACCATGCAACAGAGCATGTTGTGATTGAAGGGAGTAATATGATCACAGGAGGAGTTTCTCAGGATTTAGGAGGCATATCACTAGGCACATCAGGCTTGATTTTCATCTATGATGGGGCCATAGGTGGAAGTGGTGCAAGTAAAGCCCTCTATGACAGATTTGAAAAAGCACTTGAAAGGAGCATGTTCATAGTAAAAGAATGCCCGTGCAAAAATGAATCTGGGTGTCCCAGATGTACTTTCTCATATAGATGTGGAAACAACAATGAATATCTCCACAAACATTCAGCATTGGAGATTCTTGAGAGAATCAATGATGGGGAGGAGACTGAGCTAATTGATCCTACTGAAGGTGATAGACCACTAGTATAA
- a CDS encoding P-II family nitrogen regulator: protein MKKIEAIVQSGAKDAVIAAIKKIGVGGVTTHQVQGQGSQDPPLVGQYFSRDMIICVVDDPKLDEVIDAIAHVACTGTKGDGKVFVTEIVDALDICTKKRGTMDI, encoded by the coding sequence ATGAAAAAAATTGAAGCAATCGTTCAATCTGGAGCAAAAGATGCAGTAATTGCTGCAATCAAAAAGATTGGCGTTGGCGGCGTAACTACTCATCAAGTTCAAGGACAAGGATCACAAGATCCTCCGTTAGTTGGACAATATTTCAGTAGAGATATGATCATTTGTGTTGTAGATGATCCTAAACTAGATGAGGTTATTGATGCAATTGCACATGTTGCTTGTACTGGAACGAAAGGTGATGGTAAGGTCTTTGTAACTGAAATAGTTGATGCACTTGATATCTGCACCAAAAAACGTGGAACAATGGACATCTAA
- a CDS encoding Sec-independent protein translocase subunit TatA/TatB, whose product MFGDLLNIGGSEWMIIIFVALVLILGTGKLPGAAKKMGKAVNEYNKAKNEIQEQMKEVTEEVPKISGPVETEREKLEMIAKSAGVKIEGKTDDELRESIASKMGQKRTDVTEKNE is encoded by the coding sequence ATGTTTGGGGATTTGCTAAATATTGGTGGCAGTGAATGGATGATAATTATTTTTGTAGCACTAGTATTGATTTTAGGAACTGGAAAACTTCCAGGAGCTGCAAAGAAAATGGGAAAAGCAGTCAACGAATACAATAAAGCTAAAAATGAAATTCAAGAACAGATGAAAGAAGTTACTGAAGAAGTGCCAAAAATTTCAGGGCCTGTTGAAACAGAACGAGAAAAATTAGAAATGATTGCAAAATCAGCAGGAGTCAAAATTGAAGGGAAAACAGATGACGAATTAAGAGAAAGTATTGCTTCAAAAATGGGTCAAAAAAGAACAGACGTAACTGAAAAAAACGAATAA
- a CDS encoding SDR family oxidoreductase: MEKIALVTGSSSGIGLETALSLARDGYHTFASMRNLGKAGELEHAVKKENLPIEIIELNVDKEESIISAIKKVVTKNGRLDVLVNNAGYGQFGCTEDVSVEEFRKQFETNFFSVVRIIQEVAPIMRKQNSGNIINISSVAGRIGFPGSPAYISSKFALEGLGECLRYELGQFGIKTTLIEPGVIKTDFFNSMKVSESKSDPKYKALTENILAGLKMMVEMGTAPSQVAEVVMKAIHDDEMQPRYVVGTDAAMFMEAKKMKTDLEFEKYMSKELFSS; encoded by the coding sequence ATGGAAAAAATAGCTCTTGTTACAGGTAGTTCATCAGGAATAGGGTTGGAGACTGCCTTGTCATTAGCACGAGATGGATATCATACATTTGCCAGTATGCGAAATCTTGGAAAAGCAGGAGAATTAGAACATGCTGTAAAAAAAGAGAATCTTCCAATTGAAATTATAGAATTGAATGTGGATAAAGAAGAATCAATCATTTCTGCAATCAAAAAAGTTGTTACAAAAAATGGAAGACTAGATGTACTAGTAAATAATGCAGGATATGGTCAATTTGGATGTACAGAGGATGTATCAGTTGAAGAGTTTAGAAAACAATTTGAGACAAATTTTTTCAGTGTGGTAAGAATTATTCAAGAAGTAGCACCGATAATGAGAAAACAAAATTCTGGAAATATTATCAATATTAGTTCAGTTGCAGGACGAATCGGATTTCCGGGTTCTCCAGCTTACATTAGTTCAAAGTTTGCATTGGAAGGATTAGGAGAATGTCTAAGATATGAGCTTGGCCAATTTGGAATTAAAACAACATTGATAGAACCAGGAGTTATCAAAACAGATTTTTTTAATTCAATGAAAGTTTCTGAATCAAAATCAGACCCCAAATACAAAGCATTAACTGAAAATATTTTGGCAGGTCTAAAAATGATGGTTGAAATGGGAACCGCACCATCTCAAGTTGCAGAGGTAGTAATGAAGGCAATTCATGATGACGAAATGCAGCCTCGATATGTTGTAGGTACAGATGCTGCCATGTTCATGGAGGCTAAAAAGATGAAAACGGACCTAGAATTTGAGAAATACATGAGTAAAGAGCTATTTTCAAGCTGA
- a CDS encoding MFS transporter: MNRVLILVNITGLIIGISYGLHGPILPVFAKNIIGASYSELGLIGLTNFIPYMFIPLFVGILLDRINNGYLLSLGAAINSASVYLLSIAQSVPEIMGFRIMTGVAHAFFWPPCEAIISNESSEKNRVKHISWFTMFFVIGFMVGPLLGTALLEGLDVTYRILFQIAAFILAAAIITSLLASRKSVKKHHERFSFSSIKEMKRFPEVIILLIFCTSSFGIILTIYPAFLNDNGMSATDILLLFFVFGISRVVSLALAGKFARKTSQTLIAGTIAVSAGLAISVVADSIITFGIALVLMGFGFSIFFPLTLEIILSKTRKGISGKIIGAYETVFGMGWAIGPTIGGPITQSFGNETPYIVFCIIGIGVALFAISARKKLEPQRFSN, from the coding sequence ATGAATAGAGTTCTCATACTAGTCAACATCACTGGTTTAATCATAGGTATTTCATATGGATTACACGGTCCAATCTTACCAGTATTTGCAAAAAACATCATTGGTGCATCATATTCTGAATTGGGATTAATCGGATTAACAAATTTCATCCCTTACATGTTCATCCCTCTTTTTGTAGGAATTTTACTTGACAGAATTAACAATGGCTATTTGTTATCATTAGGTGCTGCGATAAATTCTGCATCAGTCTATCTATTATCCATTGCACAATCCGTTCCAGAAATAATGGGTTTTAGAATAATGACGGGCGTTGCACATGCATTTTTCTGGCCCCCATGTGAAGCAATTATTTCAAATGAAAGTTCAGAGAAAAACAGAGTAAAACACATTTCATGGTTTACAATGTTTTTTGTAATTGGGTTCATGGTAGGACCATTGCTGGGAACAGCATTACTAGAAGGCCTTGATGTTACATACAGAATATTATTCCAAATTGCAGCATTTATTCTGGCAGCTGCCATAATTACTTCACTTTTAGCCTCAAGAAAGAGTGTCAAAAAGCATCATGAACGATTTTCATTTTCATCAATAAAGGAAATGAAAAGATTTCCTGAAGTTATCATATTATTGATTTTTTGTACATCTTCGTTTGGAATAATCCTCACAATTTATCCAGCATTTCTAAACGATAATGGAATGTCTGCTACAGACATTTTGTTATTGTTCTTTGTTTTTGGAATATCTAGAGTTGTATCTCTTGCATTAGCAGGAAAGTTTGCAAGAAAAACAAGTCAGACGTTGATTGCAGGAACTATTGCAGTATCAGCAGGATTGGCAATATCTGTTGTTGCAGATTCAATCATTACTTTTGGAATTGCCTTAGTTCTGATGGGGTTTGGATTTAGTATATTTTTCCCACTAACATTGGAGATTATTTTAAGTAAAACTCGAAAAGGAATTTCAGGTAAAATTATTGGCGCATATGAAACAGTTTTCGGTATGGGATGGGCAATAGGACCAACAATAGGAGGTCCAATTACTCAGTCATTTGGAAACGAAACACCATACATAGTATTTTGTATAATAGGAATTGGAGTTGCGCTATTTGCAATTAGTGCTAGAAAGAAACTAGAACCGCAGAGATTTTCCAATTAG
- a CDS encoding universal stress protein codes for MYKTILVPHAGTAAGDEALKHAIHIAKMSSSKIIILNVIKPWSNPLFEEIGDDDATTHVQIESIMTNMQDHVRKFLAKRVAQCRESGIECDGIFRTGNPANSIVKYANDEKINLIVMAKMKKSEEYKSFFKIGGTAKKVQDKSDCSILLVET; via the coding sequence ATGTATAAAACGATACTTGTACCTCATGCAGGAACTGCTGCTGGAGATGAGGCATTAAAGCATGCAATACACATAGCAAAAATGAGTTCATCAAAAATTATTATTCTTAATGTGATCAAGCCTTGGTCAAACCCATTATTTGAAGAAATTGGCGATGATGATGCCACAACTCATGTACAAATAGAATCAATTATGACAAATATGCAAGATCATGTTAGGAAGTTTTTAGCCAAACGAGTAGCGCAGTGTAGAGAAAGCGGTATAGAATGTGACGGTATTTTCAGAACAGGTAATCCAGCCAATTCCATAGTCAAATATGCAAATGACGAAAAAATAAATCTCATAGTTATGGCCAAAATGAAAAAATCTGAAGAGTATAAATCATTTTTTAAAATTGGAGGGACTGCAAAAAAAGTCCAAGACAAATCAGACTGTTCAATTTTGCTAGTTGAAACATAA
- a CDS encoding archaeal proteasome endopeptidase complex subunit alpha, translated as MMASRGYDMTPTMYSPDGRIYQVEYAIETVKRGTLAIGIATKQGVIMAVEEKPRTLQTSNITQKIFQVDYHIGVAAAGYIPDARVQVDGARFFSQGNRMTYDESVEVATVAKHLADQAHQFTQYGGVRPNGVSMIIAGIDQKGESIYVTDPSGTYVQFAAIAIGAGSDDVNAFLEKHYKDDLSLDDAASLAIAAINLKAEAKDGVNNIKMAKVTSEAKIFEKVSESDLQNYSQNASKFAAQ; from the coding sequence ATGATGGCATCAAGAGGTTACGATATGACCCCTACCATGTATTCTCCAGACGGTAGAATTTACCAAGTCGAATATGCCATTGAGACAGTGAAAAGAGGAACTTTAGCAATAGGTATTGCAACCAAACAAGGAGTAATCATGGCAGTTGAAGAAAAGCCTCGTACTTTACAAACTAGTAATATTACACAGAAAATTTTTCAAGTAGATTACCACATTGGTGTAGCAGCAGCAGGATACATTCCAGATGCACGTGTTCAAGTAGATGGTGCAAGATTTTTCTCACAAGGAAATAGAATGACATATGATGAATCTGTTGAAGTTGCAACAGTTGCTAAACATCTAGCAGACCAAGCCCATCAATTTACACAATATGGTGGAGTACGACCAAATGGTGTCTCTATGATAATTGCAGGAATTGATCAAAAAGGTGAATCAATCTATGTCACTGATCCAAGTGGAACATATGTTCAATTTGCAGCAATTGCAATTGGAGCAGGTTCTGATGACGTAAATGCATTTTTGGAAAAACATTACAAAGATGATTTGAGTTTAGACGATGCAGCATCATTAGCTATTGCAGCAATTAATCTAAAAGCAGAAGCAAAAGATGGAGTCAATAATATCAAAATGGCCAAAGTTACATCTGAAGCAAAAATCTTTGAAAAAGTTTCAGAATCTGATTTACAAAATTATTCTCAAAACGCATCAAAGTTTGCTGCACAGTAA
- a CDS encoding DNA topoisomerase I — protein MKWKTLQHNGILFPPAYEAQGIKIKIKGETVNLNLNQEEMVYQWAKKKDTPYAQDKVFQKNFTADLAKELKIKKLSYDDIDFSNAYKIVDKEKDLKEMMSKEEKKSLATKRKELREKLKAKYGIAIMDGKEVEVGNYMAEPPGIFIGRGEHPLRGKWKPPVTAKDVTLNLGKNAKVPDGKWGKIIHDQDSMWLASWMDFLTQKRKYVWLSDSSDLKQGRDKEKYEKAVKLEKEIEKIRKAMVKDMKDSKKSNVATACYLIYKTAMRVGDEKDEDEADTVGATTLRKEHIKITADAIEFDFLGKDSVRWQETLKIVGDDKQFQENLKKLIEKKKPKDEIFHNITSRDVNKYFSGIVKGLTAKVFRTFQATTVVKDYLVKHDNMKGKSATEKLYHAKLANLEAAIMCNHKRTIPKTFEQSLQKKRETLKKVEKEKAWKKTQETLKKVEDKEPKTDIQKKAKVKRIKTLNEQIKKQKVKQKERVEKLELQIDLSEKTKDYNIGTSLRNYIDPRVFKAWTDEVGAEWEKLYTSALQKKFLWVKNENTSWKDIKN, from the coding sequence ATGAAATGGAAAACTCTACAACACAATGGAATCTTGTTCCCACCTGCATATGAGGCTCAGGGAATTAAAATAAAGATCAAAGGAGAAACAGTAAATCTCAATCTCAATCAGGAAGAAATGGTGTATCAATGGGCAAAAAAGAAAGATACCCCATATGCTCAAGACAAAGTTTTTCAGAAAAATTTTACTGCGGATTTAGCTAAAGAACTAAAAATTAAAAAATTATCTTATGATGATATTGATTTTTCAAATGCTTACAAAATAGTTGACAAGGAAAAAGATCTCAAAGAGATGATGAGTAAAGAAGAAAAGAAATCTCTTGCTACTAAAAGAAAAGAACTACGAGAAAAGCTGAAAGCAAAATACGGAATTGCAATCATGGATGGAAAGGAAGTTGAAGTTGGAAACTATATGGCAGAACCCCCAGGAATATTCATTGGAAGAGGAGAACACCCACTCAGAGGAAAATGGAAACCTCCAGTTACTGCAAAAGATGTCACATTAAACCTTGGAAAAAATGCAAAAGTACCAGATGGGAAATGGGGAAAAATAATTCATGATCAAGATTCGATGTGGCTTGCAAGTTGGATGGATTTTCTTACTCAGAAAAGAAAATATGTGTGGCTTTCAGACAGTTCTGACCTAAAACAAGGTAGAGATAAAGAAAAGTATGAAAAAGCTGTAAAGCTTGAAAAAGAAATTGAAAAAATCAGAAAAGCAATGGTCAAAGATATGAAGGATTCAAAAAAGAGTAATGTTGCTACTGCATGTTATTTGATTTACAAAACAGCAATGAGGGTAGGGGACGAAAAGGATGAAGATGAAGCTGATACTGTAGGTGCTACAACCCTAAGAAAAGAACATATCAAGATTACTGCAGATGCAATAGAGTTTGACTTTTTAGGAAAAGATAGTGTAAGATGGCAAGAAACTCTAAAGATAGTTGGAGACGATAAACAATTTCAAGAAAATCTTAAAAAATTAATTGAAAAGAAAAAACCAAAAGATGAAATTTTCCACAACATCACATCAAGAGATGTGAACAAATATTTTTCAGGAATTGTAAAAGGATTAACTGCCAAGGTGTTCAGAACATTCCAAGCAACAACAGTCGTCAAAGACTATCTTGTAAAACACGATAATATGAAGGGAAAATCTGCAACTGAAAAACTATACCATGCAAAATTGGCAAATCTCGAAGCTGCAATTATGTGTAATCACAAAAGAACCATTCCCAAAACATTTGAACAATCACTACAAAAGAAGAGAGAGACTCTCAAAAAGGTAGAAAAAGAGAAGGCATGGAAAAAAACCCAAGAGACTCTCAAAAAGGTAGAAGATAAAGAACCAAAGACAGACATCCAAAAGAAAGCCAAAGTAAAAAGGATCAAGACATTAAATGAACAAATTAAAAAACAAAAAGTCAAACAAAAAGAAAGAGTTGAAAAACTAGAATTACAGATTGATTTATCTGAAAAAACTAAAGACTACAACATTGGAACATCATTAAGAAATTATATCGATCCACGTGTTTTCAAGGCCTGGACTGACGAAGTGGGTGCAGAATGGGAAAAATTGTACACATCAGCACTACAAAAGAAATTCCTCTGGGTCAAAAATGAAAACACATCTTGGAAGGATATAAAAAATTAG
- a CDS encoding class I SAM-dependent methyltransferase, translated as MGLGSYWGEVMEVLREIIPIYDKVNSIISLGKDKEHRIRGISKRVLPGNKILDAGSGFGNMSKTAMKLTDGKISITLYDPLVPMLKNTGTFFEETPDMANGVFEHIPFKDEEFDAVLCGYSLRDAINLRIAISEIHRVLKKDGRFVIVDLGKPDEAFFRAGVSFYLRCILPILAFAAGGRLGLKFGTLYGTYKRWPQNKKLEGLILEKFSRVEFEKDLMGGAIMVAAYK; from the coding sequence ATGGGTTTAGGAAGTTATTGGGGAGAAGTAATGGAAGTACTTCGAGAAATTATTCCAATTTACGATAAAGTCAATTCAATTATTTCATTAGGCAAAGATAAGGAACATCGAATTCGCGGAATTTCAAAAAGAGTGCTCCCAGGAAACAAAATTCTTGATGCAGGCTCTGGTTTTGGAAACATGTCAAAGACTGCAATGAAATTAACTGATGGAAAAATCTCAATCACACTCTATGATCCACTTGTTCCAATGTTAAAAAATACAGGGACTTTTTTTGAAGAAACTCCAGATATGGCAAATGGTGTTTTTGAGCACATACCATTCAAAGATGAAGAGTTTGATGCAGTATTATGCGGATATTCCCTACGAGATGCAATTAATCTAAGAATAGCAATTTCTGAAATACACAGAGTGCTAAAAAAAGATGGAAGATTTGTAATCGTAGATTTAGGGAAACCTGATGAAGCATTTTTCAGAGCAGGAGTTTCGTTTTATTTGAGATGTATTCTACCCATTTTGGCATTTGCTGCAGGAGGCAGATTGGGATTAAAATTTGGAACATTATATGGAACTTACAAAAGATGGCCACAAAACAAAAAACTAGAAGGATTAATTCTAGAAAAATTTTCCAGAGTAGAGTTTGAGAAAGATCTTATGGGCGGAGCAATAATGGTTGCCGCATACAAATGA